From Pseudomonas alcaligenes, a single genomic window includes:
- a CDS encoding serine/threonine-protein kinase codes for MTLPLASSDLTVMAGSPAKAPRPLPKDLPEVLCGRYRIERLLGVGGMGAVYRARDLLREQFGDPQPYVALKTLSEDFAEYPDANALLYSEFALGARLSQRHLIRLYSFEIDPPSQRAFITMELLKGNTLDHLLQQYPSGLPWSEARQVSLHLLEALQHAHSQGVLHGDLKPSNLMLGDSDLRLFDFGLGQAVAGFLTGLPRLSRSRFAAWTPRYAAPELLDGAPLSAAADVYAVACVIYELCSGQHPFRRQSAKQAKAMELPLTAPADLPRSLWPALRAALAFDPARRCSLSQLLQAFATVRQPATWLPRWLSRRQDF; via the coding sequence ATGACTCTGCCGCTCGCCAGCAGCGACCTCACGGTAATGGCCGGCAGCCCGGCCAAGGCGCCGCGCCCGCTGCCCAAGGATCTGCCCGAGGTGCTCTGCGGCCGCTACCGCATCGAACGCCTGCTCGGTGTCGGCGGCATGGGCGCGGTGTACCGCGCCCGCGACCTGCTGCGCGAGCAGTTCGGCGACCCGCAACCCTATGTGGCGCTGAAGACCCTCAGCGAGGACTTCGCCGAATACCCGGACGCCAACGCCCTGCTCTACAGCGAGTTCGCCCTCGGCGCGCGGCTCAGCCAGCGCCACCTGATCCGCCTGTACAGCTTCGAGATCGACCCGCCCAGCCAGCGCGCGTTCATCACCATGGAGCTGCTCAAGGGCAACACCCTCGACCACCTGCTGCAGCAATACCCGAGCGGCCTGCCCTGGAGCGAGGCCCGCCAGGTCAGTCTGCATCTGCTCGAAGCACTGCAGCATGCGCACAGCCAGGGCGTGCTGCACGGCGACCTGAAGCCGAGCAACCTGATGCTCGGCGACAGCGACCTGCGCCTGTTCGACTTCGGCCTCGGTCAGGCGGTGGCGGGTTTTCTCACCGGCCTGCCGCGCCTGTCGCGCAGCCGCTTCGCCGCCTGGACGCCGCGCTACGCCGCCCCCGAACTGCTCGACGGCGCGCCGCTGAGTGCCGCCGCCGATGTCTATGCGGTGGCCTGCGTGATCTATGAGCTGTGCAGCGGCCAGCATCCGTTCCGCCGGCAAAGCGCCAAGCAGGCCAAGGCCATGGAACTGCCCCTGACCGCGCCCGCCGACTTGCCGCGCAGCCTGTGGCCAGCCCTGCGCGCCGCGCTGGCCTTCGACCCAGCCCGCCGCTGCAGCCTATCGCAACTGCTGCAGGCCTTCGCCACGGTGCGCCAGCCGGCGACCTGGCTGCCGCGCTGGCTAAGTCGCCGCCAAGACTTCTGA
- a CDS encoding PP2C family serine/threonine-protein phosphatase: MEVGNLLWHSAARSDTGKVRERNEDAFLDQPEHGLWVVADGMGGHQNGDLASRLIVESLAEIASDVDFTARLEQLRDCLHRLNRHLSLGLTVTSENPEMLVGSTVVALLAEGSRVACVWAGDSRCYLLRGRQLYQLTRDHSLQQQLIDERGMSAAEAARQPAAHALTRAIGAAEELQLDILELESLPGDVFLLCSDGLYQDLGPDQLSAALIRPSASLALQRLFELALDGPARDNLSAVVINR, translated from the coding sequence ATGGAAGTCGGCAACCTGCTCTGGCACAGCGCCGCGCGCAGCGACACCGGCAAGGTGCGCGAACGCAACGAGGACGCCTTTCTCGACCAGCCCGAGCACGGCCTGTGGGTGGTCGCCGACGGCATGGGCGGCCACCAGAACGGCGACCTGGCCAGTCGCCTGATCGTCGAGAGCCTCGCCGAGATCGCCAGCGATGTGGATTTCACCGCACGCCTGGAGCAGCTGCGCGACTGCCTGCACCGGCTCAATCGCCACCTCAGCCTGGGCCTCACGGTGACTAGCGAGAACCCCGAGATGCTGGTCGGCAGCACGGTGGTCGCCCTGCTCGCCGAGGGCAGCCGGGTGGCCTGCGTGTGGGCCGGCGACAGCCGCTGCTACCTGCTGCGCGGGCGCCAGCTGTACCAGCTGACCCGCGATCATTCGCTGCAGCAGCAACTGATCGACGAGCGCGGCATGAGCGCCGCAGAAGCCGCACGCCAGCCGGCGGCCCACGCCCTGACCCGCGCCATCGGCGCGGCCGAGGAACTGCAGCTGGATATCCTCGAACTGGAGAGCCTGCCCGGCGATGTGTTCCTGCTGTGCAGCGACGGCCTCTACCAGGATCTCGGCCCCGACCAGCTCAGCGCCGCGCTGATCCGCCCCAGCGCCAGCCTGGCCTTGCAGCGCCTGTTCGAGCTGGCCCTGGACGGCCCGGCGCGTGACAACCTCAGCGCCGTGGTGATCAACCGATGA
- the tssM gene encoding type VI secretion system membrane subunit TssM, with product MKDFLKKCAAVLRKTWVWSLCLVLLLALLIWFVGPLLAVADSKFWAPAANRLVSISGLFLAWGLFIVFVSWRANVRKKAEADDVDAQERLRREGLISEEQVELRGRFKQALRTLKTSSLYRGRSDKWRSELPWYLLLGPQGSGKTSLLDFSGLDFPLDKGDAQRLTKDVGGTRYCNWHFAEHAVLLDTSGRYLNQPDVAVDSRAWHTLLNLLRKRRARPLNGVLVNIPVDSLQYHSELELESLARQVRQRLHEIHAELRVEVPVYLVLSKADKVLGFDEFFDQLSREESAQVLGASFRQEQNATDVAVVRQEFEELLRRLNSQVILRMHQERDTQRRGRILDFPHQLGQIGERLCLFVELAFSGNRYQRPSHLRGFYLTSAPELHDPLDPSTTGIGRNLGLAGSSLPTYRSGRARFINQLLSRVIFPEADLAGLDDKEVRRIDWRQRSLYAGAAACLVLCGLLWGNSYSANHGRLEQLRELAQQLGRQTEQSNPQDEAQQVLPLLDSSYAATQVFPAPHDAALLERGGLYQGAAVDPAVQQAYRRQLEAELLPRVARQLEGQIRANRDDRELLLGSLRAYLMLNLAQHRDPAYLQQWLGADWSLRYAGDDRTQKGLGGHLQRLLSEPFGAYPLNDKLVAEARQILRSESLANVVYRMLRDQARSLPEYRLSQALGGQATLFLGSDYAIPGLYTQKGYQQFFVAQGVSLVRDILRDNWVLGEGSSLSDNDLGRLLVELEQLYFRDYANYWGEAISQLGLEPIGNSAQGILQLSALTAANSPLLQILVEVRENTRFDLPAATDQIDELAAQAKLGKKGKLAAAAAEQGIGAIAKSLPDTARRALQRRFEPLHRLLDDNNGAGPELAATLQALDALQLQLSGMAHASAPEQAAFELAKARMSGSPDAINQVRSSAARLPQPVGNWLSLIADDSWQLVLNDAYGYLNKRYRSELYAFYKESLMKRYPFSAKSDSDVAIADFREFFKAEGVADGFVDHYLKAFVSDSEGKYQLRHLDGQGLPLSATFLEQINQTQSIRRSFFAENPAEPLVLFKLEPFALDYSLNRADFRFGGHKVEYRHGPIVATAFRWPAEGDGERSSLVLEEQGGRRVGIEKNSGPWALFRLLDMMQVEYHSGRDVLILKANLDGLQAKYLLHSQRSPNPFDVALLRDFKLPATL from the coding sequence ATGAAGGATTTTCTCAAGAAGTGCGCGGCGGTGCTGCGCAAGACTTGGGTCTGGAGCCTGTGCCTGGTTCTGCTGCTGGCCCTGCTGATCTGGTTCGTCGGGCCGCTGCTGGCCGTGGCCGACTCCAAGTTCTGGGCGCCGGCGGCCAACCGCCTGGTCAGCATCAGCGGGCTGTTCCTGGCCTGGGGCCTGTTCATCGTCTTCGTCAGCTGGCGCGCCAATGTGCGCAAGAAGGCCGAGGCGGATGACGTCGACGCCCAGGAGCGCCTGCGCCGCGAAGGGCTGATCAGCGAGGAGCAGGTGGAACTGCGCGGCCGCTTCAAGCAGGCCCTGCGCACCCTGAAGACTTCCAGCCTGTACCGCGGCCGCAGCGACAAGTGGCGCAGCGAGCTGCCCTGGTACCTGTTGCTCGGCCCGCAGGGCAGCGGCAAGACCAGCCTGCTGGATTTCTCCGGCCTGGACTTCCCGCTCGACAAGGGCGACGCCCAGCGCCTGACCAAGGATGTCGGCGGCACCCGCTACTGCAACTGGCACTTCGCCGAACACGCCGTGCTGCTGGATACCAGCGGTCGCTACCTCAACCAGCCCGACGTGGCGGTGGACAGCCGCGCCTGGCACACCCTGCTCAATCTGCTGCGCAAGCGCCGCGCGCGCCCGCTCAATGGCGTGCTGGTGAACATCCCGGTGGACAGCCTGCAGTACCACAGCGAGCTGGAGCTGGAGAGCCTGGCGCGCCAGGTGCGCCAGCGCCTGCACGAGATCCATGCCGAGCTGCGTGTCGAGGTGCCGGTGTACCTGGTGCTGAGCAAGGCCGACAAGGTGCTCGGCTTTGACGAGTTCTTCGACCAGCTGAGCCGCGAGGAAAGCGCCCAGGTGCTCGGCGCCAGCTTCCGCCAGGAGCAGAACGCCACCGACGTGGCCGTGGTGCGCCAGGAGTTCGAGGAGCTGCTGCGCCGCCTCAACAGCCAGGTGATCCTGCGCATGCACCAGGAGCGCGACACCCAGCGCCGCGGCCGTATTCTCGATTTCCCGCACCAGCTCGGGCAGATCGGCGAGCGCCTGTGCCTGTTCGTCGAACTGGCCTTCAGCGGCAACCGCTATCAGCGCCCCAGCCACCTGCGCGGCTTCTACCTGACCAGCGCGCCCGAACTGCACGACCCGCTCGACCCGAGCACCACCGGCATCGGGCGCAATCTCGGCCTGGCCGGCAGCAGCCTGCCGACCTACCGCAGCGGCCGCGCACGCTTTATCAACCAACTGCTGAGTAGAGTGATCTTCCCCGAAGCCGACCTGGCTGGGCTGGACGACAAGGAAGTACGCCGCATCGACTGGCGCCAGCGCAGTCTGTACGCCGGCGCCGCCGCCTGCCTGGTGCTCTGCGGTCTGCTCTGGGGCAACAGCTACTCGGCCAACCATGGGCGCCTGGAGCAGCTGCGCGAGCTGGCCCAGCAACTGGGTCGCCAGACCGAGCAAAGCAATCCCCAGGACGAGGCCCAGCAGGTGCTGCCGCTACTCGACAGCAGCTATGCGGCGACCCAGGTATTCCCCGCCCCGCATGACGCCGCCCTGCTCGAACGCGGCGGCCTGTACCAGGGCGCGGCCGTCGACCCTGCCGTGCAGCAGGCCTACCGCCGTCAGCTGGAAGCCGAACTGCTGCCACGGGTGGCGCGTCAGCTGGAAGGGCAGATTCGCGCCAACCGCGACGACCGCGAGCTCCTGCTCGGCAGCCTGCGCGCCTACCTGATGCTCAATCTGGCGCAGCACCGCGACCCGGCCTACCTGCAGCAATGGCTGGGCGCCGACTGGTCGTTGCGCTACGCCGGCGACGACCGCACGCAGAAGGGCCTCGGCGGCCACCTGCAGCGCCTGCTCAGCGAGCCGTTTGGCGCCTACCCACTGAACGACAAGCTGGTGGCCGAGGCACGGCAGATCCTGCGCAGCGAGTCGCTGGCCAATGTGGTCTACCGCATGCTCCGCGACCAGGCCCGCAGCCTGCCGGAGTACCGCCTGAGCCAGGCCCTGGGTGGCCAGGCCACGCTGTTCCTCGGCAGCGATTACGCCATCCCCGGGCTGTACACGCAGAAGGGCTACCAGCAGTTCTTCGTCGCCCAGGGCGTCAGCCTGGTGCGCGACATCCTGCGCGACAACTGGGTACTCGGCGAAGGCAGCAGCCTCAGCGACAACGACCTCGGTCGTCTGCTGGTGGAGCTGGAGCAGCTGTACTTCCGCGACTACGCCAACTACTGGGGTGAAGCCATCAGCCAGCTGGGCCTGGAGCCGATCGGCAACAGCGCCCAGGGCATCCTCCAGCTGTCCGCCCTGACCGCGGCCAACTCGCCGCTGCTGCAGATCCTGGTGGAAGTGCGCGAGAACACTCGCTTCGACCTGCCGGCAGCCACCGACCAGATCGACGAGCTGGCCGCCCAGGCCAAGCTGGGTAAGAAAGGCAAGCTGGCCGCGGCAGCCGCCGAACAGGGTATCGGCGCCATCGCCAAGAGCCTGCCGGACACCGCCCGGCGTGCCCTGCAGCGGCGCTTCGAACCGCTGCACCGGCTGCTCGACGACAATAACGGCGCCGGCCCGGAACTGGCCGCCACCCTGCAGGCGCTGGATGCCCTGCAGCTGCAGCTGAGCGGCATGGCCCACGCCAGCGCCCCGGAACAGGCCGCCTTCGAGCTGGCCAAGGCTCGCATGAGCGGCAGCCCGGATGCGATCAACCAGGTGCGCAGCAGCGCCGCACGCCTGCCGCAGCCGGTGGGCAACTGGCTGAGTCTGATCGCCGACGACAGCTGGCAGCTGGTGCTCAACGACGCCTACGGCTACCTGAACAAGCGCTACCGCAGCGAGCTGTACGCCTTCTACAAGGAGTCGCTGATGAAGCGCTACCCGTTCAGCGCGAAGAGCGACAGCGACGTGGCGATTGCCGACTTCCGCGAGTTCTTCAAGGCCGAAGGGGTGGCCGACGGCTTTGTCGATCACTACCTGAAGGCCTTCGTCAGCGACAGCGAGGGCAAGTACCAGCTGCGTCACCTGGACGGCCAGGGCCTGCCGCTGTCGGCCACCTTCCTCGAACAGATCAACCAGACCCAGAGCATCCGCCGCAGCTTCTTCGCCGAGAACCCGGCCGAGCCGCTGGTGCTGTTCAAGCTGGAACCCTTCGCCCTCGACTACAGCCTCAACCGCGCCGACTTCCGCTTCGGCGGGCACAAGGTCGAGTACCGCCACGGCCCGATCGTCGCCACCGCCTTCCGCTGGCCGGCCGAAGGCGACGGCGAGCGCAGCAGCCTGGTGCTGGAGGAACAGGGCGGGCGCCGTGTCGGCATCGAGAAGAACAGCGGGCCCTGGGCGCTGTTCCGCCTGCTCGACATGATGCAGGTGGAATACCACAGCGGCCGTGACGTGCTGATCCTCAAGGCCAACCTCGACGGCCTGCAGGCCAAGTACCTGTTGCACAGCCAGCGCTCGCCGAACCCCTTCGACGTCGCCCTGCTGCGCGACTTCAAACTGCCGGCGACGCTCTGA
- the icmH gene encoding type IVB secretion system protein IcmH/DotU, with protein MIKDEYQRADRTVVLNRQGASAARSPLTDFAAPPMEQLEERMVYAARLRPAEVFNISFNPLVAAAALLLSEVVRLKNSASAENFQALNERLNVAIKLFEHRALQEGAEGGQVMAARYVLCTVVDEAVVTTPWGNESAWSQMSLLSSFHNETFGGEKFFQLLEHLSRNPVKHLAMLELMYICLSLGFEGKYRVLPRGMLELEAIRDSLFRQIRQLRGDIPRELSPHWQGLKDGRRRLVRIVPGWLVAVATAACLALLFAGFSWVLHEERRTVLQPYQAVEAAPAPSVQG; from the coding sequence ATGATCAAGGATGAGTACCAGAGAGCCGACCGCACCGTCGTGCTCAACCGCCAGGGCGCCTCTGCCGCCCGCAGCCCGCTGACCGACTTCGCCGCGCCGCCGATGGAGCAGCTCGAGGAGCGCATGGTGTATGCCGCGCGCCTGCGCCCGGCGGAAGTCTTCAACATCAGCTTCAACCCGCTGGTGGCCGCCGCCGCGCTGCTGCTCTCGGAAGTGGTACGGCTGAAGAACAGTGCCAGCGCGGAAAACTTCCAGGCGCTCAACGAGCGCCTCAACGTGGCGATCAAGCTGTTCGAGCACCGCGCCCTGCAGGAAGGCGCCGAGGGCGGCCAGGTGATGGCCGCGCGCTATGTGCTGTGCACTGTGGTCGATGAAGCCGTAGTGACCACGCCCTGGGGCAACGAGAGCGCCTGGTCGCAGATGAGCCTGCTGTCGAGCTTCCACAACGAAACCTTCGGCGGCGAGAAGTTCTTCCAGCTGCTCGAGCACCTGTCACGCAACCCGGTCAAACACCTGGCCATGCTCGAGCTGATGTACATCTGCCTGTCGCTCGGCTTCGAGGGTAAGTACCGCGTGCTGCCGCGCGGCATGCTCGAACTGGAGGCGATCCGCGACAGCCTGTTCCGGCAGATCCGCCAGCTGCGCGGCGATATTCCGCGCGAGCTGTCGCCGCACTGGCAGGGCCTCAAGGATGGCCGCCGGCGCCTGGTGCGTATCGTTCCCGGCTGGCTGGTGGCGGTGGCCACGGCAGCCTGCCTGGCCCTGCTGTTCGCCGGTTTCAGCTGGGTGCTGCACGAGGAACGGCGCACTGTGCTGCAGCCCTATCAGGCGGTGGAAGCCGCCCCTGCCCCATCTGTTCAGGGATAA
- the tssK gene encoding type VI secretion system baseplate subunit TssK, translating into MEMLKVVWQEGMLLRPQHFQQSDRYYEHQLKARTRLLDVYPWGFFSLELDRQFLGMGKLVLSQASGVLADGSLFEIDAAREPLALDVPPNTSATPVYLALPLVTGNHIESRRAEQQDVLARYRAQDVEVTDSNAGDSAASQVSCGRPDFRLLLGEQQTDQAFVKLKVAEILDTSPDGVIVLDPDFSPTFLHCHSSSYLQSCLKEVISMLGHRGDILAERVRAAGKLGNTEVGDFLMLQLVNRYEPQLRHYLSLEQLHPERIYRELVGLLGELATFASDHKRPRLDGRYLHNDQAASFRKLMEALRQVLSMVLEQHAIELPLQQRQYGIQVSPLQDHRLLSSAEFILAASAQCESEELRKRLPAHLKIGAVERIRQLVNLHLPGIKVKPLPVAPRQIPFHSGKTYFALELGSEELAQLESSGGFAFHVSGDFSGLELKFWAIRS; encoded by the coding sequence ATGGAAATGCTCAAGGTAGTCTGGCAGGAAGGGATGCTCCTGCGCCCGCAGCACTTCCAGCAGAGTGACCGCTACTACGAACACCAGCTGAAGGCGCGCACGCGTCTGCTCGACGTCTACCCCTGGGGCTTCTTCAGCCTGGAGCTCGACCGCCAGTTCCTCGGCATGGGCAAGCTGGTACTCAGTCAGGCCAGCGGCGTGCTGGCCGACGGCAGCCTGTTCGAGATCGACGCCGCGCGCGAGCCGCTGGCCCTCGACGTGCCGCCGAACACCTCGGCCACTCCGGTGTACCTGGCCCTGCCGCTGGTTACCGGCAACCATATCGAGAGCCGCCGCGCCGAGCAGCAGGACGTGCTGGCGCGCTACCGCGCCCAGGATGTGGAAGTCACCGACTCCAACGCCGGCGACAGCGCCGCCAGCCAGGTCAGCTGCGGCCGCCCGGACTTCCGCCTGCTGCTCGGCGAGCAGCAGACCGACCAGGCCTTCGTCAAACTCAAGGTCGCCGAGATCCTCGATACCAGCCCGGACGGGGTGATCGTCCTCGACCCGGACTTCAGCCCGACCTTCCTCCACTGTCACAGCTCCAGCTACCTGCAGTCGTGCCTCAAGGAAGTCATCAGCATGCTCGGCCACCGCGGCGACATCCTCGCCGAGCGGGTGCGCGCCGCCGGCAAGCTGGGCAATACCGAAGTGGGCGACTTCCTCATGCTGCAGCTGGTCAACCGCTACGAGCCGCAGCTGCGTCACTACCTGAGCCTGGAGCAGCTGCACCCGGAGCGCATCTACCGCGAACTGGTCGGCCTGCTCGGCGAGCTGGCCACCTTCGCCAGCGACCACAAGCGCCCGCGCCTGGACGGCCGCTACCTGCACAACGACCAGGCCGCCAGCTTCCGCAAGCTGATGGAGGCGCTGCGCCAGGTGCTGTCGATGGTGCTCGAGCAGCACGCCATCGAGCTGCCGCTGCAGCAGCGCCAGTACGGCATCCAGGTCTCGCCGCTGCAGGATCACCGCCTGCTCAGCAGCGCCGAGTTCATCCTCGCCGCCAGCGCCCAGTGCGAGTCCGAGGAACTGCGCAAGCGCCTGCCGGCGCACCTGAAGATCGGCGCGGTGGAGCGCATCCGCCAGCTGGTCAACCTGCACCTGCCGGGCATCAAGGTGAAGCCGCTGCCGGTGGCGCCGCGGCAAATCCCCTTCCACTCGGGCAAGACCTATTTCGCCCTGGAGCTCGGCTCGGAAGAGCTGGCGCAGCTGGAAAGCTCCGGTGGTTTTGCCTTCCACGTGTCCGGGGACTTCTCCGGGCTTGAGCTGAAATTCTGGGCGATCAGGAGCTGA
- the tssJ gene encoding type VI secretion system lipoprotein TssJ: protein MCRFISLSLLCLLAALGGCSSLSPYSDTTKLDLSLVASDDLNPDLHGRPSPIVVRLLELKNPSSFNNADFFSLYQRPKASLRPDLVSFEELEVRPGETRELKLSVQPGSRYVGVVAAYRDLPEASWRYVVSLQEGEINQAGVRLDKRGLQPLSDVQGED from the coding sequence ATGTGCCGTTTTATCAGCCTCAGCCTGTTGTGCCTGCTCGCTGCCCTGGGCGGCTGTTCCAGCCTGTCGCCCTACTCGGATACCACCAAGCTCGACCTCAGCCTGGTGGCCAGCGACGACCTCAACCCGGATCTGCACGGCCGCCCCTCGCCGATCGTGGTGCGCCTGCTGGAGCTGAAGAATCCCTCGTCGTTCAACAACGCCGATTTCTTCTCTCTCTACCAGCGGCCGAAGGCCTCGCTGCGCCCGGATCTGGTCAGCTTCGAGGAACTCGAAGTGCGCCCCGGCGAGACCCGCGAACTGAAGCTGTCGGTGCAGCCGGGTAGCCGCTACGTCGGCGTGGTCGCCGCCTATCGCGATCTGCCGGAAGCCAGCTGGCGCTACGTGGTGTCGCTGCAGGAAGGCGAGATCAACCAGGCCGGCGTGCGCCTGGACAAGCGTGGCCTGCAGCCGCTGAGCGACGTACAGGGCGAGGACTGA
- the tagH gene encoding type VI secretion system-associated FHA domain protein TagH, producing MELVFDVVSAQQFAPGLLTSKSFHKVGGVIGRGEDCDWAIPDSKRIISSRHAQVSYRDGHFYLTDTSSNGIQLKDSGASLRKGEPQRIEHGDVYCLGEVEIRARLLQDPAQFEEQIGRSQPAGSIIPDDAFLDLDPIAALEQRPRGYAGLDEFAGLMQEPEEQFERSQYARIDMESLLLPELVTAPVQAPAAARVEPVQPAPRQSAPAVADDSFWQQFGEALGVALDDLDDSARQALALNAARLLKQSVGGLQQSLRTRSELKNELRLALTTVQSAGNNPLKHSADAGAALNSLLRGGKPGQLSAEQAIGRAYRDLQAHQVALFAASRAATQSLFQQFAPEQLCLRFEQQRKPLLATAGSRWRAYQRQYRLLEQDDDWSQRLFARDFAKTYEEQVRLIATLSTDFQE from the coding sequence ATGGAACTGGTATTCGACGTCGTCAGCGCCCAGCAATTCGCTCCCGGCCTGCTGACCAGCAAGAGCTTCCACAAGGTCGGCGGCGTGATCGGCCGCGGCGAGGACTGCGACTGGGCGATCCCCGACAGCAAACGGATCATTTCCAGCCGGCATGCCCAGGTCAGCTACCGCGACGGCCACTTCTACCTGACCGATACCAGCAGCAACGGCATCCAGCTGAAAGATAGCGGCGCCAGCCTGCGCAAGGGCGAGCCACAGCGCATCGAGCACGGCGACGTGTACTGCCTGGGCGAAGTGGAGATCCGCGCGCGCCTGCTACAGGATCCGGCGCAGTTCGAGGAACAGATCGGCCGCAGCCAGCCGGCCGGCAGCATCATCCCGGATGACGCCTTCCTCGACCTCGACCCGATCGCCGCCCTCGAACAGCGCCCGCGCGGCTATGCCGGCCTCGACGAGTTCGCCGGCCTGATGCAGGAGCCGGAAGAGCAGTTCGAGCGCAGCCAGTACGCGCGCATCGACATGGAAAGCCTGCTGCTGCCGGAACTGGTAACCGCACCCGTGCAGGCGCCAGCCGCTGCCCGCGTCGAGCCCGTGCAGCCCGCACCGCGCCAGTCGGCACCGGCAGTAGCCGACGACAGCTTCTGGCAGCAGTTCGGCGAAGCCCTCGGCGTGGCCCTCGACGACCTCGATGACAGCGCCCGCCAGGCCCTGGCGCTGAATGCCGCACGCCTGCTCAAGCAGAGCGTCGGCGGCCTGCAACAGAGCCTGCGCACCCGCAGCGAGCTGAAGAACGAACTGCGCCTGGCCCTGACCACGGTACAGAGCGCCGGCAACAACCCGCTCAAGCACAGCGCCGATGCCGGCGCGGCGCTGAACAGCCTGCTGCGCGGTGGCAAACCCGGACAGCTGAGCGCCGAGCAGGCCATCGGCCGTGCCTACCGCGACCTGCAGGCGCACCAGGTGGCGCTGTTCGCCGCCAGCCGCGCCGCCACCCAGAGCCTGTTCCAGCAATTCGCCCCGGAGCAGCTGTGCCTGCGCTTCGAACAGCAGCGCAAGCCACTGCTGGCCACCGCCGGCAGCCGCTGGAGGGCCTACCAGCGCCAGTACCGCCTGCTCGAGCAGGACGACGACTGGAGCCAGCGCCTGTTCGCCCGCGACTTCGCCAAGACCTACGAGGAGCAGGTACGCCTGATCGCCACCCTCAGCACCGATTTCCAAGAATGA
- a CDS encoding type VI secretion protein has product MSHLVTLGLLAVLLGLAGCSGNYKSSDDDYRPLGDPQAEQRAK; this is encoded by the coding sequence ATGTCCCACCTTGTCACCCTTGGCCTGCTGGCCGTCCTGCTCGGCCTCGCCGGTTGCTCCGGCAACTACAAATCCAGCGATGACGACTACCGCCCGCTGGGCGACCCGCAAGCCGAACAACGCGCCAAGTAA
- a CDS encoding sigma 54-interacting transcriptional regulator gives MLAHIAQPLVYAESLLAQFGQLSRQANTDDLAAGLVQAAAQLGDCELSQLYLLDSTHTRLTLAAQWLEGQVSPEHSASLPSDYDGGQLLQYCLCQNRHLSLASLDPSLHETSFLPASPRPWRSLLCLPLQDEQGHVAGLLLLASHSARELAGFAGSLASLGTFALTQHQLLQRLRAPQLSPAPASVPSSGYGLIGNSAAMRAVYQLLGKVLHNPTSVLLTGETGTGKELVARAIHDCGFRRSQAFIVQNCASLPENLLESELFGYRKGAFTGAERDRKGLFDAADGGTLFLDEIGDMPLALQAKLLRVLQEGEVRPLGSTATHKVDVRIVAATHRDLRSLVEQGRFREDLFYRLSHFPIALPALRERDEDILLLARHFAAKASAFLQRDPCRWAETTLTHLAGYAFPGNVRELKGLVERAVLLCEGGELLPEHFNLRQDASQPGDGCMNLRERLERVERNLLLDCLRKNRGNQSQAARELGLPRRTLLYRMDRLNISPADV, from the coding sequence TTGCTGGCTCACATCGCCCAGCCGCTGGTCTACGCCGAGTCCCTGCTCGCCCAGTTCGGCCAGCTGTCGCGCCAGGCCAATACCGATGACCTGGCCGCCGGCCTGGTGCAGGCCGCTGCCCAGCTCGGCGACTGCGAGCTGAGCCAGCTGTACCTGCTGGACAGCACCCATACCCGCCTGACCCTGGCCGCGCAATGGCTGGAGGGCCAGGTGAGTCCCGAGCACAGCGCCAGCCTGCCGAGCGACTACGACGGCGGCCAGTTGCTGCAATACTGCCTGTGCCAAAACCGCCACCTGAGCCTGGCCAGCCTCGACCCCAGCCTGCACGAAACCAGCTTCCTGCCGGCCAGCCCACGCCCCTGGCGCAGCCTGCTGTGCCTGCCGCTGCAGGACGAGCAGGGGCACGTCGCCGGCCTGCTGTTGCTGGCCAGCCACAGCGCCCGCGAGCTGGCCGGTTTCGCCGGCTCGCTGGCCAGCCTGGGTACCTTCGCCCTGACCCAGCACCAGCTGCTGCAGCGCCTGCGCGCACCACAGCTCAGCCCAGCGCCGGCCAGCGTGCCGAGCAGCGGCTACGGCCTGATCGGCAACAGCGCGGCAATGCGCGCGGTCTACCAGCTGCTCGGCAAGGTGCTGCACAACCCCACCAGCGTGTTGCTCACCGGCGAAACCGGCACCGGCAAGGAGCTGGTCGCCCGCGCCATCCACGACTGCGGTTTCCGCCGCAGCCAGGCCTTTATCGTGCAGAACTGCGCCTCGCTGCCGGAGAACCTGCTGGAGAGCGAGCTGTTCGGCTACCGCAAGGGCGCCTTCACTGGCGCCGAGCGCGACCGCAAGGGCCTGTTCGACGCGGCCGACGGCGGCACTCTGTTCCTCGACGAGATCGGCGACATGCCGCTGGCCCTGCAGGCCAAGCTGCTGCGCGTGCTGCAGGAAGGTGAAGTGCGCCCGCTGGGCAGCACCGCCACGCACAAGGTCGACGTACGCATCGTCGCCGCCACCCACCGCGACCTGCGCAGCCTGGTGGAACAGGGGCGCTTTCGCGAAGACCTGTTCTATCGCCTGTCGCACTTCCCCATCGCCCTGCCGGCCCTGCGCGAGCGCGACGAGGACATCCTCCTGCTGGCCCGCCACTTCGCCGCCAAGGCCAGCGCCTTCCTGCAGCGCGACCCGTGCCGCTGGGCCGAGACCACCCTCACCCACCTGGCTGGCTATGCCTTCCCCGGCAATGTGCGCGAACTCAAGGGCCTGGTCGAACGCGCCGTGCTGCTGTGCGAAGGCGGCGAGCTGCTGCCCGAGCATTTCAACCTGCGCCAGGACGCCAGCCAGCCCGGCGACGGCTGCATGAACCTGCGCGAGCGCCTGGAGCGGGTCGAACGCAACCTGCTGCTCGACTGCCTGCGCAAGAACCGCGGCAACCAGAGCCAGGCCGCCCGCGAGCTGGGCCTGCCGCGCCGCACCCTGCTGTACCGCATGGATCGGCTGAATATCAGCCCGGCCGATGTCTGA